The Sphingomonas sp. So64.6b genome includes a region encoding these proteins:
- a CDS encoding sulfotransferase translates to MTFAAVPTPRWPQRLIDAALALHDNRLSEAEPLLKAHLKADPFDVQAIRMLAELAGRIGRYKDSENLLRRAIELSPDFTAARANLAIVLYRQNRADEAIAELDLVLEEEPDNPGHANLKAAALGRIGGFDEAIALYEEVLKKAPRQPKVWMSYGHMLKTVGRQADGVAAYRRSIELSPELGEAWWSLANLKTVRFDDHDIAAMQAQLVRGDISDEDRFHLDFALGKAFEDRKQPAEAFGHYQAGNTLRRTKIVYEADETEAFVDRSIRLFTPDFVAARAGAGFDAPDPIFILGMPRAGSTLVEQILSSHSLVEGTSELPDIPVFARRWTDYPDRLADVPLERLHELGEEYLQRTRIQRRTDRPFFIDKLPNNWAHLPLIHLILPNATIIDARRHPLGCCFSNYKQHFARGQTFSYSLDDMGRYYRDYVRLMAHIDTALPGRVHRVIYENMVDDTEGEVRLLLAACGLEFEPACLDFHKTDRAVRTASSEQVRQPIFREGTEAWKPFEPWLDPLKLALGDVLDTYPDTPHFP, encoded by the coding sequence ATGACTTTCGCCGCCGTTCCCACACCCCGCTGGCCACAACGTCTGATCGACGCGGCACTGGCGCTGCACGACAATCGCCTTTCGGAAGCGGAACCGCTGTTGAAGGCGCATCTCAAGGCCGACCCGTTCGACGTTCAGGCGATCCGCATGCTCGCCGAACTGGCCGGGCGGATCGGGCGCTACAAGGATTCCGAAAACCTGTTGCGCCGTGCGATCGAGCTGTCGCCGGATTTCACCGCTGCGCGCGCCAACCTCGCCATCGTGCTGTATCGCCAGAACCGCGCGGACGAGGCGATTGCTGAGCTCGATCTGGTGCTGGAGGAGGAACCGGACAATCCCGGCCATGCCAATCTCAAGGCGGCGGCGCTCGGCAGGATCGGCGGGTTCGACGAGGCGATCGCGTTGTACGAAGAGGTACTGAAAAAAGCGCCGCGCCAGCCCAAGGTGTGGATGTCGTATGGCCATATGCTCAAGACGGTCGGACGTCAGGCCGATGGCGTGGCTGCCTATCGCCGGTCGATCGAACTCAGCCCCGAACTGGGGGAAGCATGGTGGAGCCTCGCCAATCTGAAGACGGTGAGGTTCGACGATCATGATATCGCGGCGATGCAGGCGCAGCTGGTACGTGGTGATATTTCCGACGAGGATCGCTTCCACCTCGATTTCGCACTGGGCAAGGCATTCGAGGATCGCAAGCAGCCGGCGGAAGCGTTCGGCCATTACCAGGCCGGCAATACGCTGCGCCGAACCAAAATCGTCTATGAAGCCGACGAAACCGAAGCGTTCGTCGATCGCAGCATCCGTCTCTTCACCCCCGACTTCGTCGCCGCGCGCGCCGGCGCCGGCTTTGATGCGCCGGACCCGATCTTCATCCTGGGCATGCCGCGCGCGGGATCGACCCTGGTCGAGCAGATCCTGTCGAGCCATTCGCTGGTCGAGGGCACATCCGAACTTCCCGATATTCCCGTGTTCGCACGACGCTGGACCGATTATCCGGACCGGCTCGCCGACGTACCGCTTGAGCGGCTGCACGAACTCGGCGAAGAATATCTGCAGCGTACGCGGATTCAGCGTCGTACCGACCGGCCGTTCTTCATCGACAAGCTGCCCAACAACTGGGCGCATCTGCCCTTGATCCACCTGATCCTGCCCAACGCGACAATCATCGACGCACGCCGCCATCCGCTCGGCTGCTGCTTTTCCAACTACAAGCAGCATTTCGCGCGCGGCCAGACATTCAGCTATTCGCTTGACGATATGGGCCGTTACTATCGCGATTATGTGCGGCTGATGGCGCATATCGATACCGCGCTGCCGGGACGCGTGCACCGCGTGATCTATGAAAACATGGTCGACGACACGGAAGGCGAGGTTCGCCTCCTGCTCGCCGCGTGCGGGCTCGAATTCGAGCCTGCGTGCCTCGATTTCCACAAGACCGACCGCGCGGTGCGCACCGCCAGTTCCGAACAGGTTCGCCAGCCGATCTTCCGCGAAGGCACCGAAGCCTGGAAACCGTTCGAACCCTGGCTCGACCCGTTGAAGCTGGCGCTGGGCGATGTGCTCGACACCTATCCTGACACGCCGCATTTCCCCTGA
- a CDS encoding TonB-dependent receptor has protein sequence MQVNKRRSTLATMLASAAFIASPAFAQDQASADTPAAAVENDSDDIIVTAQKREENLQNVPISIQALGTRKLDQLNISNFEEYSKLLPSVSFQSLQPGVTTVYMRGVASGGDGNHSGSLPSVGVYLDEQPVTTIGGTLDVHVYDIARIESLAGPQGTLYGASSQAGTIRIITNKPDTSGFSGAIDGEVNTVDKGGVGGKLEGFVNIPLSDSAALRVVGFYERDAGYIDNVAGTRSFIIPPGTNLAPGYTGTINNNAFVKKDFNKNEVYGGRAALKIDLDDNWTVTPTVIYQEQKTNGTFASDPRVGDLKVQRFFPDSRRERFVQAALTIEGKVGNWDVTYAGAYLDRTAHSATDYTDYSEAYDQLYANYVSEDGSFSCSGIAGCFYFNDAAGNTIDPRQFVVASDHFKKMSQEFRVASPQGERFRVVAGLFYQRQSNAIHQDYQVANLAPELSVNGVPGTLWLTQQHRVDKDYAMFGEASYDILPNLTLTAGGRGYIYDNSLIGFFGFGRNPAGPPYNGAASSRTGVAGCFTTTGQTLRDNPGGTLLPATVDGSPCTNLATYASGALKPKSTGGQGATYRFNLTWKPTEDILLYGTWSRGFRPGGINRRADVQPYAADFLTNYELGAKTTLFGGLLRLNGAIYQQEWDKFQFSFLGQNSFTEIHNGPNARIRGVEMDANLSTGGLTLTAAGSYTDAKTTQLLCTFDDPTYQCGGDPANVAAPIGTRLPITPRFKANATARYTVPLGEAKAYIQGLVAHQSSASADIRVAAATSFGRIKASTTANFAVGADFGKFSLEIFAQNAFNERAELTRAQACGNCGQRTTIVYSTPRTIGVRAGAKF, from the coding sequence ATGCAAGTTAACAAGCGCCGCTCCACACTGGCCACCATGCTGGCGTCCGCCGCCTTCATCGCTTCGCCAGCCTTCGCGCAGGATCAGGCATCGGCCGACACGCCCGCCGCAGCGGTCGAGAACGATTCGGACGACATCATCGTCACCGCGCAGAAGCGCGAAGAAAATCTTCAGAATGTGCCGATCAGCATCCAGGCACTGGGCACGCGCAAGCTCGACCAGCTCAACATCAGCAATTTCGAAGAATATTCGAAGCTGCTGCCGTCGGTCTCGTTCCAGAGCCTGCAGCCAGGTGTGACGACGGTCTATATGCGCGGCGTGGCATCGGGCGGCGACGGCAACCATTCGGGCTCGCTGCCCTCGGTCGGCGTCTATCTCGATGAACAGCCGGTGACGACGATCGGCGGCACGCTCGACGTCCACGTCTATGACATCGCGCGGATCGAGAGTCTCGCCGGACCGCAGGGCACACTATACGGCGCGTCGTCGCAGGCCGGCACGATCCGCATCATCACCAACAAGCCCGACACGAGCGGCTTTTCTGGCGCGATCGATGGCGAAGTGAACACGGTCGACAAAGGCGGTGTCGGCGGCAAGCTCGAAGGCTTTGTCAATATTCCGCTGTCCGACAGCGCGGCGCTACGCGTCGTCGGCTTCTATGAGCGTGACGCCGGTTATATCGACAATGTTGCGGGCACCCGCAGTTTCATCATTCCGCCCGGTACCAACCTGGCGCCGGGTTATACCGGCACGATCAACAACAACGCGTTCGTCAAGAAGGATTTCAACAAGAACGAGGTCTATGGCGGACGCGCTGCACTCAAGATCGATTTGGACGACAATTGGACAGTAACGCCGACCGTCATCTACCAGGAGCAGAAGACCAACGGCACGTTCGCTTCGGATCCACGTGTCGGCGACCTCAAAGTGCAGCGCTTCTTTCCCGATAGTCGCCGGGAGCGCTTCGTCCAGGCGGCGCTGACGATTGAAGGGAAGGTCGGCAATTGGGACGTGACCTATGCGGGTGCCTATCTTGATCGCACCGCGCATTCGGCAACCGATTATACCGATTATTCCGAAGCCTATGACCAGCTCTATGCGAATTACGTCAGCGAAGACGGCAGTTTCAGCTGCAGTGGTATCGCCGGCTGCTTCTATTTCAACGATGCCGCGGGCAATACGATCGACCCGCGTCAGTTCGTGGTGGCGTCAGATCATTTCAAGAAGATGAGCCAGGAATTCCGCGTCGCGTCGCCGCAAGGAGAGCGCTTCCGCGTCGTCGCCGGCCTGTTCTATCAGCGTCAAAGCAACGCGATCCATCAGGATTACCAAGTGGCCAATCTTGCACCGGAATTGTCGGTTAACGGCGTGCCCGGCACGCTGTGGCTGACCCAGCAGCATCGCGTCGACAAGGATTACGCGATGTTTGGCGAGGCGAGCTACGACATTCTGCCCAACCTGACACTGACCGCGGGTGGTCGCGGCTATATCTACGACAATTCACTGATCGGCTTCTTCGGCTTCGGCCGAAATCCGGCTGGGCCTCCGTATAACGGGGCCGCCAGCTCTCGTACCGGCGTTGCCGGCTGTTTCACCACGACCGGCCAGACATTACGCGACAATCCGGGCGGCACATTGCTCCCTGCGACGGTCGATGGCAGCCCGTGTACCAACCTCGCCACCTATGCGAGCGGCGCTCTCAAACCCAAATCGACCGGGGGTCAGGGCGCGACCTATCGCTTCAACCTGACCTGGAAGCCGACCGAAGACATATTGCTTTACGGCACCTGGTCGCGCGGTTTCCGTCCCGGCGGCATCAATCGCCGTGCCGATGTGCAGCCTTATGCCGCCGACTTCCTGACCAATTACGAATTGGGGGCGAAGACGACCTTGTTCGGTGGTCTGTTGCGGCTCAATGGTGCGATCTATCAGCAGGAATGGGACAAGTTTCAATTCTCGTTCCTGGGCCAGAACAGCTTTACCGAAATCCATAATGGCCCGAACGCTCGCATTCGCGGCGTCGAGATGGACGCGAACCTGTCGACCGGCGGGCTGACCCTGACGGCGGCGGGTTCCTACACCGACGCTAAGACGACGCAGCTGTTGTGCACGTTCGACGATCCCACCTATCAATGCGGCGGCGATCCCGCCAATGTAGCAGCGCCGATCGGGACGCGCTTGCCGATCACGCCACGCTTCAAGGCCAATGCCACGGCGCGCTACACGGTGCCGCTCGGCGAGGCGAAGGCCTATATCCAGGGGCTGGTCGCGCACCAGAGTTCCGCTTCGGCGGACATTCGTGTGGCTGCGGCGACATCGTTCGGGCGAATTAAGGCATCGACCACCGCCAATTTCGCGGTCGGCGCCGATTTCGGCAAATTCAGCCTCGAAATCTTCGCGCAGAATGCGTTCAATGAGCGCGCCGAGCTGACCCGCGCCCAAGCCTGCGGTAATTGCGGTCAGCGCACCACGATCGTTTACAGCACCCCGCGCACGATCGGCGTTCGCGCCGGCGCGAAGTTCTGA